cttttataccggttcagtataccacaagttttaacaaaataaatattagtatacactttgttagatgacgcgaaaattatttttattttcccccaCGCACTTCCTAacatcataacctcaaacgtcaacacgacgtgaaacttcggctggtgactttcgagtgatTTCAAGTTCTCGAGCTCCTCAGCTTTctgccaaacttccttgctctttttattgaatgtcattggcccaaaaattctctcacccttcattggttgcagcaaaatttctctcaccagggattggtgatgatgggggccaaggggcctatgtttgtagcggttggagtacgtgTATACTGATGCctcaaatcctgaatgtgttagtaacttttgcataatcttaagcccgtgcaaagttttttctcagaaattacgacactgatcatgctgattttgggctcctTCGACAGTGAACtccttaattagctgaaagtttaatttttaaagccgtacataactcatgagtttcgtaatttaagaaaatcacaagcgatctttacccccaccaccgcgaatcgttttattcagagaatgtatagtctcggcgagagcctcaggccagcagacgacagggctgtcaatgtacttgtcccgagactctaccgagtctcttgatatgccctagctttaataattgtttgataCTCGCGTTTGAGACCTTGAGTGAAACTCGAGAGGGATACTTCGCGTATGTGTTTTTCTACCGCCCTTTGTTCGATCATAgtcgagtgcttttttatACTTGCATCAATTAATTCCATCATTGTGTCTTCTACTCTTCTTCTCAATTCTTTTACTGATTCATTAAATCTTTGTCGGCAAGAATACAACTCTGTTTGAAGGGCTCCTACGGTTCTCGTACCGCAGAATATTTCTAACATAATGGATTTGAATgtttcaaaatctggaatatttttatatcgtactTCTGCTCGGGCTTTACCAGTTAATTTAGTAGTTAGCACGGATTGTAGGAGAATCTCTTGGTCCTCCtctaaaatatgtttattgacTTGAGCAAAAGAATCAATTAGTTCTCGCGCTTCTTTTGGTTTTGAACCATTGAATTGGGGAATTAAACTACGCGCTTCTTTAAGGGACATTGAGCCTCGAAGTCTGTTAGTTCGCGAGGGATTTGGAgaggaattttgagaattatttcctctattattttcgccattatttccaggatttccaggattattatttcgactgTTTCCGGGATTTCCGGAATTCTGATTATCTCCCGTTGTGTCTAAATTTACGGTTTCAACCATTGTTTATACTAGAGGGTCAGAAATGGATTCTAATACCGAACTTTCCGGCATATTTTCCGCGTCTAAATAATCGTCGTCCGATTTTGGagatcgatttaaagattGGACGCTACTTCGTCTTCTTCGACTTTGCGAGGtagtttcgtttcttttttcgtgattgTAGTCGAGTTTATCGTCGGAAAATGAATTGAGTGTATTATTTTAAATTTGATTCCATGTAGGTAGATTCGGAATCTTCGCAACGAGTAAATAATCGCAAGGGTTTCCAATTCAAAGCTATGATACTTGCTTTCGGTTTCACTCGTAAGCTTCGAAAAATAGAACACAGGATGTAGATTGTTGTCTGATTTCCGTTGAAACAGAACGCTACCATAACCACGAGAGCTACCGTCGCAATGTAGCTCGGTTTCGTCGCGAGGGCTATAAATCGCTAAGATTGGTGCTTGAACGAGTTTTTCTTTCAGCATTTCGAACGCTTTTAGTTCGATTTCTCCAAATCGAaacgttacattttttttacaaagttcgTGCAGAGGTTTTGCTATGAGCGAGAACCCATTGACAAACTTCCGGAAATACGAAGCCATGCCCAAAAAGCTCCTCACGCCTCGGGTATCTCTCGGTACTGGGTATCTTTGAATCGCGGCGATTCCATCATCAGTTGGGCTAAACCCCTCGTTTGACACTCTGTAGCCTAAATATTCGACCGTGGTGAATAAGAATCGACATTTATCAACGCGAAGTTCCAATTTATTAGCCACAAGCGTTTCAAAGACTTCTCCGAGTATATTTAGATTTTGCTCGACCGATTCTGTCGCGATCATAAAGTCGTCAAGGTATACAATTATATCGCCTCGCTCGATAAATTTTCGCAATACTTGGTTAATCCATCTCTGAAACATGGTCGGCGCACCCTTGAGTCCAAAGGGcattttcacatattcatattGGCCCAAAGGGGTAACAAATGCTGTGTATTTAATCGAATCGTTAGCGACGTTTATATGATGGAACCCGTCTTTTAAATCAAGCATTGTAAAATACTGTTTTCCTTACAGAACATCGAGTTGATCCTCGATCAGTGGGAGGGGGTAATTATCTCGAGCGGTAACTTTGTTTGACGCGCGATAGTCGACACACATCCTTGTCTcaccgtttttctttttcacgagCACAATGGGAGAAGCGTATTCCGACTCGCTAGGCCTGACAATCCCTCTCTCGAGCAGTCTGTTTACAATTTCGCGTACTTGCTCTTTTTCAACATACGATAACCTGCGAGGCGCGAACCGAAACGGTTGAGCGCTAgttagagacagagagaattCCGTCTTCACCAATGGTACCTCGGGTCGTTCAGGCATCAAATATCTTTCTTCGAATAGtcgttcgacttttttttgtacatcgaTCGGAAGTGCGGAATTTATTTCCAACTGATCCCTAGGGTCATCACCAGATGACGAGATATCAATATTAGCGATGTTAGCAATTTCAGTTTCATACTCGGTATTCTCTCCCTTCAAACTAAGACCGAACATCTTTAAAATATCGCGACCTAGAATTACCGAAGATACCATGGTGAAATCAGGAACAATCATTAATTTGGCTTTTCGCGACTCTCCATTCATCTCAATATCGAGACAGACCGAACCGAGAACGACTAAGTTGCTATTATTAATTCCTTTAAATTTACTAGTTTGATCATCCGTAACCTCTATTACATCGCCTGGGATatatttcaatttaacgaaacTGATAGGACTCCCAGTGTCTAACAATGTCAACAACTCGATTCGCTCTTTTCCCCCGTTAGGATACACAGTATAAAGGATGTTTCTGTGATACTCATCGTCTTCACTGGGTGCTGGACAAACGTTACTGATTTGAGAAGGCTTATGGGGGCAGTCTCGCGCAAAATGGCCGGGTTGGTCACAAACAAAACAGAAAACTTCTTTCTTCGGAAGCTCGGGACATTGAGGCTTCAAATGCCCCTCCTTCTGGCAGTGGAAACACTTCGGTGTTGAGCGCTGGTCCGCTGTTTCTCCGCGTACGTTTCTGCTTGTACCGGGCACCATCGATGATTGTTTTTGACCCGTCCTGTAGTATTATCATGTCTGCTACCATTTTTCCCGTCTCCCGTGAACGGACGAAGTGCAATTTTCTCGAAAGCTTCTAGTATCGAGGTCgtatcatcaaatttttgcaTTCTGGCTTGGTCTTGAAGTCGTGGGTCTGGAATCCCATCAATTACATAATCAACTATCTCATCTTGTGGTATTCCTACGCGATTAGCTAGTATAATCTTGTCATGGTGATAGTCATTGAAAGTCTCCCCACTCTTCCAgattctattctcaaattgtCGGCGTAACGCGACTTTATTTGGCCGATGATCGAACATTGTTCGCATTTCCTCCAGCAATTGATCAAGACTCATCTCAATGTGTTCGGGCTTCGAATGGAACCAGTCGAGTGCTTTCCCTTTAAGCCTTGACCCCACCAAAATCCGGCTAGAATGGTCGTCCAAGTCATATGAGTTCTTCAATAGTTGCAGCTGTTTTACCCAAttcgaaaaagtattttgtGTCCCGTTAAATTCGCTTATTAGATCCGAAAGCGATTTAATATTGACTTTTGATTGCCCTTCCACGCTTGCTGGAGAATTCCCCCTTCGAAGTAGCTCGAGCTCTCGTCGTGCGAGCTCGAGTTCTCGCTGCATAAGGTCGCGTTCGCGCCTTAACAAATCGAGTTCTCTCTGTGCGTCTGCCGTCGGTGTATTACATACCGGGTCATGTTGGTGCGATGATTCCCCCGAGCTCACTGATTCCTCCGACTCTTGTCTCCATTCCCCGGATGGGTCATTTTCCTGTAAACGGGcaatcagttcaattttcgaacCAGCTGATGAGAGCCCGCGTTTCTGGAGTTTCGCCTTTAACTGAGGAACTGTAAACTCGTTTGGTTCCTTCATTTTATGTCGATGAATATTTATCTCCCGATAACTTTGAATTATCCGTCGTTCACTGTTTTGAGATATATGTAAGGCTGGTCGATAGAAGCACACTGGTATACAGTTATTGTCCACAATATTCACGAATGTACACACCGACTATCTTGGTACGTTTACGAACACGGAGACGCTACTCACACGCACCTACCGACGTATTCGACGTATTCTGGTCGATCACTCACATGCACGATTCGCCAGAATTCGTGTGTCCTTCTATTTCCTATCTCTTGTTCTACGAACGGGAGTATCCAAAATAATTCGAAGTCTCTCGAAGAACGTAAATAAAACCGCTATGGTAGATCGGAGATCATGCCACCGATCGTGTGATTCCGAGTTCGTCGTTATGCTCAACACAGTTTTCGAATGTTCAATCGTAACAATAAAGGCGATTTTCCTTAGCCTTTGCTTCACATGGATTGAATCACCAAAATTTCCTCGCTGGCTGTCCGTTCCCAGCTTTGTGATCGCACCAAAAGAAATTCACCTTTTCTATATTCAATCACCGTTGAAATTTTGTCGCTGACCATCCGTTTTCAGCTTGTGATCTCactaaaaatgaacttttcCCAATATTTAATTGTTGTTTTTCCACAGTCACTTCCGTTGGACTGGGATCTTTTCTTCCCGTTACCCGATGCTtcggaaaggaaaagaaacacgttttcaaaaattacgaTAAAATTTGAGTCGAAATTGTACGCGAATTAGCCGAGATTGCCACGCCCGTTTCGCTACAATATTCTTACTCTCGCACACCGTAATCAACACCGTAATTTTGAAACACGTTTTCGTTTTCCCTCTTCTCCCACGCCGCGAATTCCAAGGTCTCGTGTTcctttttaagtttttttttttttttgtacgtttTAATTGTTCATATCCCACTTCTGAGATTGTAAGAGTCTTATAAACTTGAGAACTTCAATATAGGAACCAGGGTTTAATAAAATAACTCGACCAGAATAATTACGATAATGCGTGTATTTATCACAAGACCTCGCGTCGAACTGTCGAGGGGCCTCGCACGACCCGAACACCGGGTTATCTCCCACTCTCCACACTCATCCTTTTGCCGCGCATTTGTTCTTACATTTCTTAACGTATCTATCGTGTCGACGCTCACATGAGCGATCGCGAAATAGTGCTTACGCCCGGTAATTTGAGACGTTCAGTGTACTCGTCGTctgacatataaatttttatatacgatctggctttggcggatcacaatgttatttaataatgttcCGCAACTTACAGTAAGATGATCGCTAGCTCCAGTAgtattttgggttgaatcttGACGTAGATCGGTCTGCCTTGGATGCGATGATCGGTAATTGAACGTCCGTTCgatttatcgacttttctagaattatcggtcctccttagcaatttgaattcctaccgtttgactatcgtagacgtgtcgggtttctcgagtagtggctatcccaccgctgccaccaatgttgtgtccgcgaagatcgtcgcgaagggacaagttatcaaggacgagtatttaagggattaggccaaaagagctgaactccaactcgatactttacAACAAGTtgacaataaatttatttaagaagttacaaattcgaggttttattgcctcgagaccaatcgttacaattctcgtcaaagactgtcgaattttgggttagtcgataattttatagatttgggggttttccccttctcgtgcgaatataacTTAGATTTCCTTCcggaagtttcgatgttgacatcgagggtcgatgcgctcgttcgggagcatcgatatttcaccattgctgcgtttgcgctgagagtgcttaatttgttttaatgagtgcgatgtacgggcacaacaacgtcgattggatcggtacaaattattatttaaatacgtgttaacagtacttgtccggcccatcacttttcattcaaattgcttattcaaataataatcagggcttttctagaaaTGATAGATTACAAGTATGCATACAGAGAGAAATTAAATTGCATACATTTAAAGAGAAATACCAAAATATTTCCTGTAATACACAAGGGAATTTATTGTtcatcagtaaaaaaaaatacacgttGTACAGTCGAAGTTTTCGAGCATTTGATAAtcccccagtttatattgcaatgacaacaatttttatttctcatttctattagcgaacgaatttcactcgatataagaactaacctctactattGCTGAGAACATAGcgctgataataaatcacattttaataaattttcgagcggATTCGgtcgtacaatttcattttcatatgatcacGTACACAATTGTAACTCGTTAAAATCGATGTCAAAAGATGGGTACGCCACAAGAATTCACTAGAACTCGGAAAGAAGTCAATTTCTAgtgtatactttttttttttgaaaaagatattccgatatatcgaaatgtgaAGCCTATATCCGTTACCGTGAATCGTTTCCAAGAGATAGTTGTCACCGAGCACCGTTAAATATCTGAACGAAAGCGAGCGCCAGCGTTTTTGTTACTcttagatttttatttgaatgagcaatttgaataaaaagtgatgggccggacaagtacttttaacacgtatttaaacataatttgtatcgatccaatcgacgtcgaattttgtgaataataccagaggatcctgaaagtctgagaagaatcgattttcttataagtgtCTGCCACCACaaagtaacaaatgactagctttcatgtgtttttttttttatttaaaagctCCTTAGAACAAtgtaataatgtcaaaatttggagttactaataaaatacttgtccaccgattgatatcataaattttaatgctgcacgtaattcaagtggtaacttttttcaattcattagaaaatacttggccttgaattgatataataaattttaatgctgcacgtaaattagatagaatttttttcaattgatttagctgttcgaatcaaataagaagattGAGGCATCGGGTTCCAAAATGATTACAagtgcgatttttcggttttttattttaaatacatTTCTTACTAAGCAAGAATGCTTATCTACTTATCGGGAGGCAAAAAGTTGGTGAAATTCtaggaatattttttaactatcagcagaaattgaaattattgAGTTGATTATTCATATAACTCCTCCCTGCACAAAGTATTTACTGAACCTAGGACAAGCGTCCTTATATTGGATAATTCATATACTCACTCGAAGCGGAGCCGATGTTGAATTACATTCAAATGATGATATGTAAGCCAATCGAAATAGTTGATCCCATGCCGTTCCAGTCACATGGCTGACTAATGCGTCACATAAAGTGTGTAGGGTCGGGCTTAGAATCGGTGAAACTAGAAAgcgatgaatattttgagtgGACGATTGTTAAGATACTTATGAATAATGTACGTAATTGAGTGCGTACTTTTGTGAGTATATGAGTATAAATATGTACGTTCAGGATTGAGCAAAGCTTCGACGGCAGCGCGAGAAACTTCGGGCCGGGCTCTTGCGCTCCGCCGCTAGCATCACCAGTTCTCGGGTTCGAAACTTTCGGTCGACGTGAAAATGGAGCAGCCGGACGCTCGTTTCACGCGCCCATGCGGGCGTCGCCACCTCCCGCACAGTACTTATCACGGGACCAGAGGAACGCACCGCGAGTAGGAGGGCTATGCCAGTTATAACCCCGCCATTTCAGGGGAGAGCGGTGACGGGGGaccgcggggaccgttgcggggctgcataGTATGTAGAGGGGGAAGGTTTTcggacagcgggggtgcggcggcactttgaagaggCAAAAACTTgggacaaaagattttttttgccactgatttatgtttctggTATATCAGATTGCATTGGaaggaattttcttttgaaagtgTTCTTTCCTAAAATGATCATAATTATTGGACTCCGTGATCAAAGATGTTTGCACTCATCTAATGACatatttatgtgtcctgtgttatatatttttacattccTGTGGTGGCGCAAGttccaacgagatttcttttttcaaaaccagTTCTAACCCACGGGTCTCTCAGGGGGGTATGGGGACCGGGGAGCGCGTTGCGGGGGCTGCATGGtgtgtggagggggaaggttctcAGGGTAGCGATGAAGTAGAGGGGAATTGGGGATGTAGCGATCCTGTTTGCGGTATTGTATAAAAATAGTATATGCAATACCGCAATATAGAATCCGTGACGAAGGAGCCCCCTAATGagagatttatgtgtcctgtgttacatatttttacattcgtgAGATGGTAGTGAGATTTCTTTGaaaatgcacctgcccttCCCCCCAACTTTGACTTGGGAATTGTTTAAAAGATTGTTTTCCGAGTAAGAACTACAAAAATTTCACATCGAACGCTTATTCTCAAAGTAAACGTCGTGATGGAAAGGtgtgcgagtatgtatgctatccacccGACGAAAGATCCATCGACATTAACGGAGAATGAACTTGAAAAGTTGTCGAAGGCTTTTGAAGCATTATAGTAATTTCATTCCTATGctatgggatcgtttacccaagtatttgcagtgtgatgATGATGTACGatcatatcaattgtgtttcgatcattttaatccacctTGGGGGCGAACTCATATTGATTCAGTAAGACCCAGACgtagaaattgtaaaaagtgCTCGATTATGGAACGACTTGTAAACATCTATGGGACTTTAcggataaaaaatccctgtgaaatgacatcggaggagcttCAAATTATAACTTCAACAATCTTCAAAGAATACTTTGGTGAATATACAGATGTTTTGTGGGTTCGTTTACcaaaatattacaaatccgatagtgagattgAATTATTACGTtgttgcgttgaacattggaatgtatcatcggtggacgatcatattgacggtcctgctcctcaacgtcgaaattgtaggaaatgctgtgaacgtgtttgaacaagtttagaatgcacgtgttcataacatcggcggaatcaaagagaTGAGCCTTTACAGAAAAGGACTACCGGAGGAAACTGCATCGATTTCAATATAAAATAcgggtggggataaaatgttagaattACTAAATTTCGAAGAGCTAAAATCTCGGGATTATAAACTTTGAATGATGTTATGGATATAGatcaattcgactagagctttaaatgtcgaaaataaataagtagaaatttcaaagttcgaacCATGTTTACATCGAAACAATCACCCATAGAACGATGACTAGAATATcagttttccaaaaattcgactatcactctttcgatttataaattaccacaatcagcaatactgtgaattttataatttcgaaTATATAATAACGAATGACAAAATATTAATGTTTTCAAAAAAGCGAAACACCGAAAAGTCGAACGGTTGAAATAGCGAAACACCGAAAATTCGAAGGATCAACATAGAGACAGTCTCTACAGCGCAAagtatacatttttcatttgttacgCTTCCCAACGAGACCCACAGATGACACTACTTGTTGCACGGAGAAGTTATAATGGGTCGTAGGGTTTTTAGAGGTGGCGTGCTCTAGCGGCTAAAACGGGCAGGGTCTAGTACGTCACCGTCAGTTGGACCCCGCATTGTTCGCATATATCTATTgtgacggttttttatttttgaccgtCACTAAAGCATAGAGTATCGGAAGGAGAGCGCTCCCATAGCtcctgctcgatacttcggccGAACGATTATCTCACAGGGCTTGCTTAGGGCGATagttttgttaatattttattaatttgcgtcttggaatacattttttttcatgtgagtgatcccgggaaagatagagaaagagaaaggactTCGCATTCTGTTGTTGATACAAGGACGAGGCAACGGAAATCTCACGGAaggctcgagaatattcgagttggaaaatattcgtttagCATCGAGGACTTGgttgtttttccatcgttacgCCAGGACCGTCGTACccgccggattctcccgtcgaCAATCATCGAACGGCGATCATCGCATCATTCTCGCGAGGTCCCGTAAATTATGCGAACTCCACGGTCCGTTTTCTTgcgtaaaaatataatggtCGAGCCAGGGGTAAAATGCATTAACATCGTGTGTAGCATTTCccgattttcaaactcattctgGGGCCCTGTCTAACGCTCGGACCAATTTTGTAATTGCGCCGGACCTGTCAATAATTTTCGGGAGTATTCGAAATTAGGAGAGGGGCGGGAGACAAAATCCTCGTTACGCGTAACGTTCTGGCTCTCGAGGAGATTCTCGTGAAGTATCGAACAGAGAGGACGTGTCGCGAAAATGGGAAGAAACACCGTGAGTTTCTTCCTTTTCACTTTCTGGTTTGGTTGGTGGGCCCTCGAACATCTTTCCCGggtcatatttttcgtgatcttGTATAATTAAAAGAATTACCGTCATTCTCTTGTGTTGAGAGAAATTTGGTCACGGTGACGACTCTGTCACGCGTTCCTTTGTCGGCTCTTTCGATTTCTGTTCCCGCGATCGCCCGTTTAGCTTTTCGCGTTAGTtaaagttaaattttgtgtcgaAGAGTAATCGTGGCCGTACTcgagatctccaattttggtTTCGTGTTTGGTAAATAATTGTTTCCGGTTGGCGTAAGTTGTTTCCCGGGCTGAAGGGTCGCGAAATTGTGTAATTGCATGCGCGTGTGAGTGACTGGGTCGGGATGATTTGACGCGAACAACGTTCGATAGCTCGACcgagtaaccgaatatcgggggctcggtattgcgaataaaacatcgataatttcgttttcatcttaaaatttattttctcgaccgtGAGTAGATCCACggagagaataaattcgagCTCGGTTTAGATTGTAGAGAATGTAGGATCCCGACCAATTTTGTGTGTGAGCGTGCGAGAATTTTGAGTGTGTGAGTTCGCGATTCTTCCCCCCGTGGTTCAGTAGAGACGCGTgatcgttatattttcgttatcCCGCGTTAAttctttcgataaattaaatttggGCAAATTCTTTTCTTGagcgaaataatgtaaatttgtTTGCGACTGGAACTTATCCCGAGCGTGTGTATTTCCTTTGTCATTTTCCTTATATTTTTCGACTTTAagattaaatttgttattattatttccaaacgtaatttttgtgttttaattattctcGAGGTCACCCCGCCCATCCCGCTGATCGCAAGCTGGTCAACtttacgtctctctctctttgccgtcgagtcgctttgcgactggcgcccaaccttaaaatttccatcttagattttgtttaaaatcgacgggaaagagagccagacttttgtggcatttttcggggcttggaaaaattcgtcacactatatattagggtggcccttaatatgggtaaaaataaaattgatcgcgccgccccccaaaacggttccaaatgataagaaaaaaaatctacgcaaagccgcAGCTATATGTCCAgtaagaggaagacgtgcctgtaaacatgaacttggatttaaatatcaatGTTTCTGCATGATTGGAGAAActtggattttttaaatctggtttatgtgtcaatttttttttcctccttttccaAGCTATTGTATATTAGTACTCAATATACAGATCAAATAATAAGGTCTTCCATACTACACTAACGAAAAACATTAAAGggtcaaaagatttttccgaatttttagtaatttttcaaaatgttgtatttcagtgaaaaatggtcgtatcgaggtctaaaaaaacgcattttgaagcttcaagtttataatttcgagattttaagacgaaaataattcagagctacatgttctgcggaattttgagaaacattgtgagaaaaaaatttgcaaattgttattttttttttttcaactccacaagcttagaatttttttttccaactaagcaatggtatggaccggataactggtttattcagcttcaattggctttttttaaaactttgatAGGACCGTTTTTTGCTAAGATG
This sequence is a window from Venturia canescens isolate UGA chromosome 8, ASM1945775v1, whole genome shotgun sequence. Protein-coding genes within it:
- the LOC122414835 gene encoding uncharacterized protein, with product MKEPNEFTVPQLKAKLQKRGLSSAGSKIELIARLQENDPSGEWRQESEESVSSGESSHQHDPVCNTPTADAQRELDLLRRERDLMQRELELARRELELLRRGNSPASVEGQSKVNIKSLSDLISEFNGTQNTFSNWVKQLQLLKNSYDLDDHSSRILVGSRLKGKALDWFHSKPEHIEMSLDQLLEEMRTMFDHRPNKVALRRQFENRIWKSGETFNDYHHDKIILANRVGIPQDEIVDYVIDGIPDPRLQDQARMQKFDDTTSILEAFEKIALRPFTGDGKNGSRHDNTTGRVKNNHRWCPVQAETNVCPAPSEDDEYHRNILYTVYPNGGKERIELLTLLDTGSPISFVKLKYIPGDVIEVTDDQTSKFKGINNSNLVVLGSVCLDIEMNGESRKAKLMIVPDFTMVSSVILGRDILKMFGLSLKGENTEYETEIANIANIDISSSGDDPRDQLEINSALPIDVQKKVERLFEERYLMPERPEVPLVKTEFSLSLTSAQPFRFAPRRLSYVEKEQVREIVNRLLERGIVRPSESEYASPIVLVKKKNAFVTPLGQYEYVKMPFGLKGAPTMFQRWINQVLRKFIERGDIIVYLDDFMIATESVEQNLNILGEVFETLVANKLELRVDKCRFLFTTVEYLGYRVSNEGFSPTDDGIAAIQRYPVPRDTRGVRSFLGMASYFRKFVNGFSLIAKPLHELCKKNVTFRFGEIELKAFEMLKEKLVQAPILAIYSPRDETELHCDGSSRGYGSVLFQRKSDNNLHPVFYFSKLTSETEKEDQEILLQSVLTTKLTGKARAEVRYKNIPDFETFKSIMLEIFCGTRTVGALQTELYSCRQRFNESVKELRRRVEDTMMELIDASIKKHSTMIEQRAVEKHIREVSLSSFTQGLKRD